The DNA window CCGAGCGCCCGACGGCGGTCGCGCATACCCTCAAGCACCTGCTCCAGAAGGTCACGCCTGAGCGCGTGGCGTGCGACGAGAACGACCTCGCAGGCGCGTTCCGCGACGGCCACGACACTTATTTCTACCTGTACGACGACTGGCTGGGCGGCCTGGGCGTGTCGCGCCGCGCGTACGAGCACCTGGACGACCTGCTGCACCGCGCGCTGCACCTGAGCGCCAAGACCTGCTGCACGTCCCCGGAGGGCTGTTACGCATGCATCGCGGTCGGCCGCTGCTCGGCGCCGTTCCTGCCCAGCGGCGAGCGGCGGCCCACCGACAAGCACGCCACGCGCGCGTTCCTGGAGGGTGTGCTGGGCGTGAGCGCCGCGCCGGATACCGGGGCAGACGTGCTGCCGGACGCCGTGCCGGACCTGCCGCCCTCGTGGCCGCTGCAGGCGCGGGAACTGCTCGATCTGCACGGGCTGTCGCTGCCGGAGGTCAGCGCCCGCCTGGGGCTGCCCAGCCGCGAGATCCAGCGCATGGTGGACACCAAGGCCCCGCTGCGCCTGAGACACCCGAAGTTCGGCGAGGGCGTGTTCATGTCGGGCTTCCACCAGGGCGAGCGGCGCGAGGTGCTGGTGTACTTTCCCGGTGTGGGCCAGAAACGGCTGCTGCTGGTGCACGCCAGCCTGACCGTGATCGAGGAATCACCCACCCCGGCCGGGGCGCCGTCAAGTTGACCCTTCTCGCCGGGCACGGCTATACTCCCGATGCGCCCGGCGCCGGCGTTCCGGCGCGGCACAGGGATATGGTGTAATGGCAGCACAACAGATTTTGGATCTGTTTGTCTAGGTTCGAATCCTAGTATCCCTGCCACCCACACGGCCTCCACATCGGGGGCCGTGTTCCGTTGGATGGGCCGCAGTGCGCGTCGACCCAGCCGATCAGGAAGGAGTCATGAGGGGAAACGTCGCCGGCCTCACGTTCCGTCAGCCACGCTTCACCGGGCGTCAGGCGCCGCGGACTACCGTGAGGGTATGAAGAAGCGCACCCTCCTGCTCGCCGTCACCGCGTCCCTGCTCGGCCTGGCTGCGCCCGCTTCCGCGGCGCCGAAGATCAGCGCGCAGAGCATCATCGTGAACCCGGTGCCCACCTCCCTCAGCGTTCAGGTGTGGGTCAACCGCGATCCCAGCGGCGCGCGCACCCCCAGCTACCGCATCGGCGAGAACATCAGCATCTCGGCCCGCGTGAGTGAAGACGCCTACGTGTACCTGTTCAACATCAACCCGGACGGCACCACCGACCAGATCCTGCCCAACCGCCTGGGCGGCAGCAACTTCGTCCGGGCGGGGCAGATCCGCACCTTCCCCAGCGCCAGCGACAACTTCCAGTTCAACATCGCGGGGCCGTACGGCCTGAACAAGGTGCTGGTCATCGCCAGCCGCACTCAGCTGAACCTCAGCGAACTCAGCTCGTACTCCAGCGGTCAGGCCTTCGCGACCGTGAAGCCCCAGAGCCCGGCCCGACTGGCGCAGGCGCTGAGCATCGTGGTCGATCCGGTCACCCAGCCCGTGCCGCAGCAGGACTGGACGAGCGACGCCGTGCAGTACAACGTCGCGTACTGATCGGCCCTATATCGGAGCGCCCGGACGACTCGCCGTCCGGGCGGTTCTCTTGTCCTGCCGAACAGGCCGCTTACGGATGCGGTCCGACCGGCACGCGCCGTGCGGGCCACTGCGCCAGCCCCGCTCCGGCGAGGATCAGGGCGCCGCCCAGCAGCGCGCCCGCGCCCACCTGCTCGCGCAGCAGCAGCGCCGCGAGCAGCACCGTGAACAGCGGCTCCAGCGTGCCCAGCAGGCTGGCGCGCGTGGCCCCCAGGCGGGCGATGGCGCCGTACAGCGCGGGCACGGCCACGATGGTCGGGATCACGGCCATACCGACGATCACGCCCCACTCGTCGGGGCGGTCCGGAACATGCAGGGTGCCGCGCACGCTCGCCAGGGCACCGAAGGTCACGCCCGCCACCAGGGCCATGTGCGCGGTCGCCGCGACGGGCGAGACGCCGCGCAGCCAGCGCTCGGACGCGCTGAGGTACAGGGCGTACAGCGCCCCGGCGGCCGCGCCGCACAGCAGGCCCACGGCGTCACGGTCGTCCGGGCCGGGCAGGCCGATCACCAGTACCAGGCCCAGCAGGGCCAGCGCGACGGCGCCCAGCTGCGTGCGGCGCGGCGCGCGGCCCTGCCCCCACGCCAGCAGCACCACGAAGGCCGGCGCGGAGTACAGCAGCAGGCTGGTGGCCCCGGCGGTGACGCGGCCCAGCGCCACGAAGTACGCCAGCGTGGCGACGGTGTACAGCAGGCCCACGCCCAGCAGCCGGGTGCGGACGGCCCACGTCAGGCGGCCGGACAGCGGCAGCAGCAGCGCGGCCACCAGCGCGAAGCGCCATGCCAGCGCGTCGTGGCTGTCCAGGCCCACCTGGGTGGCGAGCTTGCCCCACACGCCCAGCGTGGAGAACGCCACGGCCGCGACCACGCCCAGCCCTACCCCGGCGCGGGTGTCGGAGCGGAGCGGGGCGGCGGTCGTGGTCACGGGCGCCAGTGTAGGCGAGACCGGCGTGTTCGTGACGTCCGGACACCGCGATCTGCACCTGTCGCGCTAGCCTGCGGGATGTGAATCCGCCCGCCCCCACCCCCCGGCCGTGGCAGGTGGTGGTGAGCCTCCCGCTGCCCGCCCACGATTTCGGCGTGCCACACGGCTTCGCCGGGCCGGTGCCGCTGGGTTGCCGGGTGCTGGTGCCGTGGCGGGGCGAGCTGGCGGTGGGTCTGGTCGTGGGCGAGGGCGATCCGCGCGCCGGGCATCGCCTGCGCGAGGCGGTCCACGTGCTGGACGATCCGGCCCGGCCGTGGGTGATCCCCGCGACCGTCCAGGGCCTCACCGCGTGGGCGCAGGACGCGCGCATCCCCGCCGGCCTGATCTGGGGCGACCTGCTGGGCATCGGCTGGGAGGCCGCGTATACCCACACGGTCCGGGCGGTGGCGGGTGCTGACCTGAGCTCGTTCTCGCGCCGGGCCCCCACAGAGCGCTGGACGGACGCCGGCGCCTTCGCGCCCGCCCTGCTGGACGCCATCCGCGCGCAGGGCCTGCTGGACGAACGCTTCACGCCCCGTCCCCGCACCACCACCGCCGTGCAGGCGCGCGCGCTGGAGGACGTGCCGCCCGCCGCCCGGCAGAGCACGGTCATCCGCGCGGTGCCCGGCGCGGCCGCGCGCCTGACGCCGAAGCAGGCTCAGGCGGCCGCGTGGCTGGCCCAGCACGGCCCGGAGGGCACCCTGAGCGCGTGGGCCAAGGCCGCGGGGGTGAGCGCGGCCGTTGTGACCGCCGCCCTGAACGCCGGCGCGGCCGAGTACGTGCAGGTCCAGGCCCCGCCGCCCGCCGCGTGGGAGTGGCTGCGCGCCCAGGGGCCTACCGACACCTATGCCGCGTGGGCAAACCGCGCCAGTGCGGACGGCGTGCCTCTGTCGCCCACGCAGGCGGGCACCCTGGCACTGCGCGGCTGG is part of the Deinococcus metalli genome and encodes:
- a CDS encoding DMT family transporter produces the protein MTTTAAPLRSDTRAGVGLGVVAAVAFSTLGVWGKLATQVGLDSHDALAWRFALVAALLLPLSGRLTWAVRTRLLGVGLLYTVATLAYFVALGRVTAGATSLLLYSAPAFVVLLAWGQGRAPRRTQLGAVALALLGLVLVIGLPGPDDRDAVGLLCGAAAGALYALYLSASERWLRGVSPVAATAHMALVAGVTFGALASVRGTLHVPDRPDEWGVIVGMAVIPTIVAVPALYGAIARLGATRASLLGTLEPLFTVLLAALLLREQVGAGALLGGALILAGAGLAQWPARRVPVGPHP
- a CDS encoding DUF4384 domain-containing protein, which codes for MKKRTLLLAVTASLLGLAAPASAAPKISAQSIIVNPVPTSLSVQVWVNRDPSGARTPSYRIGENISISARVSEDAYVYLFNINPDGTTDQILPNRLGGSNFVRAGQIRTFPSASDNFQFNIAGPYGLNKVLVIASRTQLNLSELSSYSSGQAFATVKPQSPARLAQALSIVVDPVTQPVPQQDWTSDAVQYNVAY